The Hyphomicrobiales bacterium genome includes a region encoding these proteins:
- a CDS encoding rhomboid family intramembrane serine protease: protein MSDYNNQDHDDENPELLGQPERQPAFNVPTVILILVAIMTGVHLFREYVLSAAGDRELLLSFAFFPVRFDSELMVRWGDLFPDTVVGPYGTFVTYGLIHGDWIHLIVNGFWLLVFGSALARRFGAARFLLITVLGTIAGAGLHLLTNFGSSIPVVGASAAISAHMACAARFAFVPYGPLGRPRSEHPGAYFLPSLSILEMLKNTQAASFLAIWFAVNLLFGLGSGVIDGQASIAWEAHIGGFLAGLFLFPILDPARNLTAP from the coding sequence TTGTCCGACTATAATAATCAAGACCATGATGACGAGAACCCAGAGTTGTTAGGGCAGCCAGAGCGCCAACCTGCGTTCAACGTGCCGACTGTTATACTCATTCTTGTGGCGATAATGACTGGGGTTCACCTGTTTCGTGAATATGTTTTAAGTGCTGCGGGTGATCGTGAGCTGCTGTTGAGCTTTGCATTTTTCCCTGTTCGTTTCGATTCCGAACTCATGGTGCGTTGGGGGGATCTTTTTCCAGATACAGTTGTTGGTCCGTACGGAACTTTTGTAACCTACGGTTTGATCCATGGGGACTGGATCCATTTGATTGTTAATGGGTTTTGGCTTTTGGTGTTTGGTAGTGCTCTTGCGCGTCGTTTTGGTGCAGCGCGTTTCTTGCTCATCACTGTACTTGGAACAATTGCGGGTGCTGGCTTGCATTTGTTGACTAATTTTGGATCCAGCATTCCTGTTGTGGGAGCATCTGCGGCAATTTCTGCTCATATGGCTTGTGCCGCACGGTTTGCCTTTGTGCCTTATGGACCTTTGGGGCGGCCGCGTTCAGAACATCCTGGTGCATACTTCCTTCCGTCTTTGTCCATTCTGGAAATGTTGAAGAACACACAAGCGGCAAGCTTTTTGGCGATTTGGTTCGCGGTGAATTTGTTGTTTGGCTTAGGTTCGGGGGTAATTGACGGGCAGGCTAGCATTGCTTGGGAGGCGCATATAGGCGGCTTTTTGGCGGGCCTTTTTCTTTTCCCAATTCTGGATCCGGCTCGTAATCTCACGGCACCTTAA